In the Acidimicrobiales bacterium genome, GCACCGCGGCGACGAAGGCGGCGAGCTGGTACGAGTAGGTCGACCCGCCCCGGACCCGCCGGCGCCGAGTCCCCTTCCCGCTCTTGACGGTCAGGAGGTTGAAGACCTGGGGGCCGATCGGGTTGAGGATGTGCAGCCTGCCCCGCTCGCCGATGACGGCGGCGCTCGATCTGAGGATGCTCGACGACCACATCGAGGCCGTCACCCGCCCGGTCGTGTCGGCACCGAAGGACAGCTCCGCCTGCACGAAGCGATCGACCCCGGGAGAGCGGAGCCGCGCCGTGGCGCTGGCAATCGTGGGCTCGCGTCCGGACAGGGTGCGGACGATGTGGACCGGGTAGCAGCCGGCATCCATGAGGGCGCCGCCGGCGAGGTCGAGCTGCCACCGGATGTCGTCGCGTCGGAACAGGGGAAAGCACAGAGCCGCCTCCACCCGGCGAACCTCACCCAGCTCACCGCTCTGCACGATCTCGAGCGCCTGGGCCGCCAAGGGGTGGTACCGCCAGTGGAAGGCCTCCATGACGACGCGACCCGACGCCTCGGCGGCCGCCGCCACCCGTTCGGCCTCGGGGGCGTTGGCAGTGAACGGCTTCTCGCACAGCACGTGCTTCCCGGCGTCGAGGGCCATGAGAGTCCATTTGCCGTGAAGGCCGTTGGGCAGCGGGTTGTACACCGCGTCAACGTCGCTGTCGGCGAGGAGGGCCTCGTAGGTCTTGTGGACGACCGGGATGCCGTGGCGCTCGGCGAAGACCGCCGCCTTCGAGGGATCGCGGGCGGCGATGGCTCGGACGTCGGCGTCGACTGAGGTCTTCGCCGGGGTCACGAGCGCGTTGGGGACGATGCGGGCGGCACCGAGGACACCGAGGCGGAGAGGTTCCACGATCCCGCTATCGAGGTGATCCCGGCGCCACCAGCGGCCACGGTCGTTCGCGTTCCACGACGCGAGCGAGGTCGAGCAGCAGGGCGTCGGCGTGGTGGCGGGCGATCACCTGCAGGCCGACGGGCAACCCGTCCACCAGCCCGGCGGGGATGGAGATGGCCGGGTTGCCGCTGATGTTCGCGGGGATCGTCAGGGCGCCGTTGTTCTCGGGGCCGACCGTCAGCTCGCCGACCCTGGTGTTGAGCGTGCAGTCCGCGGGGTAGGCCACGTCGGGGTTGCTGGCGCACACCACGAAATCCACCTGGTCGAACACGTCCGCCATCGCCTCGTTGGCCGCGGTGCGGTTGACCTCGGCCTTGGCGATCATGTCGACGTTGACCACCTGGGCCGCCAACTGCAGCCCGAACGCCATCTCGGTGGTCAGCTCGGGCAGGCAGTCGGGGTACCGGTCGCCCAGCTCGCCGACCAGCGTGGCCAGGTTGGCCAGGGCCCACTCGGCGCCCGAGCTCGGCAGCAGGACAGGGACGTCGACCACCCGGAGCCCGGCATCCCGAGCGAGCGCCTGACCCGCCTCGACGACCAGCGCCTCGACCTCTGGGCGGACGATCGCCGATCCGAGCGTCGGAGCGATCGCCACCCGCATGCCGGCGAGATCGTGCCGGTCGAGGTCGCGTTCCCAGCCCTCGACGCGGGGCAGGCTGTAGGGATCACGCCCGTCGTGGCCGTTGCACACGTCGAAAAAGCGGGCGACATCACGGACGGATCGGGCCATGCAACCGAGGACCACGGTCAGCGGGCCGATCACCGTCTTCGGTCCCCGCGGGATCCGTCCCGCCGTTCCCTTCATGCCGACCAGCCCACAGAACCCGGCCGGGATCCGGATCGAGCCGCCACCGTCGCCTCCTGTGGCCAGCGGCAGGAGCCCGCCGGCGACGGCTGCCGAGGACCCCGCTGACGAGCCGCCCGTCGTCCTGGTGAGGTCCCACGGGTTGCGGGTGACCCCGTGGAGGAGGCTCACGCTCACGTTGAGTCCGCCGAACTCGCTGGCCGTGGTCTGGCCGACGAGCACCGCTCCGCCCCCCCGCAGTCTCGTCACGATGGTGGCGTCCCGATCGGACACCCGGTCCGCGAAGGCCCGTGACGCCTCGGTCAGCGGCCAGCCGGCGACGGCATCGAGCTCCTTGACACCGACGGCGAGCCCGCCGAAGGGCGCGGCCAGGTCGGCCACGGCTGCCCCCTCACGGGCCGCCTCGGGATCCAGATGGGAGAAGGCGTTCAGCTCACTGGCGGCGACGGCGTCGAGCGTCGCCTCGAGCTCCTCCTTCGGGGATCGTTCGCCGGAGCGATAGGCATCGATGAGGGCACAGGCGTCAGCCGCCCACGGTGCGTCGGACATGGCGGCAGCCTACGAGCAACCGTCACGCCGGGTCATCTCGGACAGCCCCGATCGGAATGGTGACGAGGCCAGGGCGGTTGACGGAAGAGACAGTCCGTGTCGCCCATCGACAGGAGCATGCATGGTGCCCGAGACCAGAGGTCGGGTTCGCGTCGAGGACGGGCCCAAGCGGGTCCGGACCTATCTGGGCGGGGAGGTCATCGCGGACACCGTGCGGCCCACGCTGGTGTGGGAAGTGCCGTACTTCC is a window encoding:
- a CDS encoding amidase family protein, translating into MSDAPWAADACALIDAYRSGERSPKEELEATLDAVAASELNAFSHLDPEAAREGAAVADLAAPFGGLAVGVKELDAVAGWPLTEASRAFADRVSDRDATIVTRLRGGGAVLVGQTTASEFGGLNVSVSLLHGVTRNPWDLTRTTGGSSAGSSAAVAGGLLPLATGGDGGGSIRIPAGFCGLVGMKGTAGRIPRGPKTVIGPLTVVLGCMARSVRDVARFFDVCNGHDGRDPYSLPRVEGWERDLDRHDLAGMRVAIAPTLGSAIVRPEVEALVVEAGQALARDAGLRVVDVPVLLPSSGAEWALANLATLVGELGDRYPDCLPELTTEMAFGLQLAAQVVNVDMIAKAEVNRTAANEAMADVFDQVDFVVCASNPDVAYPADCTLNTRVGELTVGPENNGALTIPANISGNPAISIPAGLVDGLPVGLQVIARHHADALLLDLARVVERERPWPLVAPGSPR
- a CDS encoding Gfo/Idh/MocA family oxidoreductase — protein: MEPLRLGVLGAARIVPNALVTPAKTSVDADVRAIAARDPSKAAVFAERHGIPVVHKTYEALLADSDVDAVYNPLPNGLHGKWTLMALDAGKHVLCEKPFTANAPEAERVAAAAEASGRVVMEAFHWRYHPLAAQALEIVQSGELGEVRRVEAALCFPLFRRDDIRWQLDLAGGALMDAGCYPVHIVRTLSGREPTIASATARLRSPGVDRFVQAELSFGADTTGRVTASMWSSSILRSSAAVIGERGRLHILNPIGPQVFNLLTVKSGKGTRRRRVRGGSTYSYQLAAFVAAVRRSIPPLTPPADSIANMKVIDDIYRAAGLEPRWGATD